In the genome of Streptomyces aquilus, the window CGAGGGCCGTGACCGGGATCTTCGCCTCTCCGGCGATCAGCGAGTCGCCCACGATCCGGATGCGCTGCGAGCCGTAGGAGCTGGCGAGGACCGCCGCCGCCGCGGTGCCGCCGACCAGGCCGCCGAGCAGCGGCAGGGTGCCGAACGGCAGCAGGATGAGGGCGAAGGAGACCCCCACCAGGAACGAGATCAGCCACCACGAGCGGGGCGCGGTGAGGCGTTCTTCGTACGGGGTCGCGGAGAGCTGCATGAATCCAAGCTTGGCACGGTGTTAGTAAGACGCCGACGCGCGGGTAAGGTCTGCGGCTGTGAGTGGTACTTCCGCAGCTCTTCAGCCTCCGGCCGACGCCGCGCCGCCGGTGCGTCATCCCGACGCGCCCGCGCCCGGTGAGCTGCTCGGCGCGCACTACGGCGAGTGCTTCGGCTGCGGTGGCGCACAGCCCCACGGGCTGCATCTGGCGGCCCGCGCGGGCGAGGGGGTCTCGGTCACCGCCGAGTTCACCGTCCGCCCCGCCCACCAGGGCGCCCCCGGTCTCGCGCACGGCGGGGTGCTGGCGACCGCCCTCGACGAGACGCTCGGTTCGCTGAACTGGCTGCTGCGCACGATCGCGGTGACCGGACGCCTGGAGACCGACTTCGCGCGGCCCGTCCCCGTGGGCACGGTGCTGTACCTGGAGGCCCGTGTCACCGCCGTCGCCGGGCGCAAGATCTACTCGACCGCGACCGGACGGATCGGCGGCCCCGAGGGCCCCGTCGCCGTCCGCGCGGACGCGCTCTTCGTCGAGGTGAAGGTCGACCACTTCATCGACAACGGCCGCCCGGAGGAGATCCGGGCCGCCATGAACGACCCGGACCAGGTCCGGCGTGCCCGTGCCTTCGAGGTGAACCCGTGAGCCGTGAACCCGTGAACGTGCTGATCCGGCGCGTCGACCCCGACGTACCGCTTCCGTCGTACGCGCACCCCGGCGACGCGGGAGCCGATCTGCGCACCACCGAGAGCTGTGAACTGAAGCCCGGCGAGCGGGCCGTGCTGCCCACCGGGGTGTCTGTCGCGCTGCCGGAGGGGTACGCGGCCTTCGTGCACCCCCGATCCGGTCTCGCCGCCCGCTGCGGTGTCGCTCTCGTGAATGCCCCGGGGACGGTGGATGCCGGGTACCGTGGGGAGATCAAGGTGATCGTGGTGAATCTCGACCCGCGCGAGGCG includes:
- a CDS encoding DUF3093 domain-containing protein; the protein is MQLSATPYEERLTAPRSWWLISFLVGVSFALILLPFGTLPLLGGLVGGTAAAAVLASSYGSQRIRIVGDSLIAGEAKIPVTALGETEILDAEEARAWRTYKADTRAFLLLRAYIPTALRVIVTDPEDPTPYLYLSTREPERLAEAIRQAREAA
- a CDS encoding PaaI family thioesterase, which codes for MSGTSAALQPPADAAPPVRHPDAPAPGELLGAHYGECFGCGGAQPHGLHLAARAGEGVSVTAEFTVRPAHQGAPGLAHGGVLATALDETLGSLNWLLRTIAVTGRLETDFARPVPVGTVLYLEARVTAVAGRKIYSTATGRIGGPEGPVAVRADALFVEVKVDHFIDNGRPEEIRAAMNDPDQVRRARAFEVNP
- the dut gene encoding dUTP diphosphatase — protein: MSREPVNVLIRRVDPDVPLPSYAHPGDAGADLRTTESCELKPGERAVLPTGVSVALPEGYAAFVHPRSGLAARCGVALVNAPGTVDAGYRGEIKVIVVNLDPREAVRFERFDRIAQLVVQQVERVSFQEVAELPDSVRAEGGFGSTGGHAAVAGTNSTSGQAAVGGATGGNRYASVVSDREGQ